In Equus quagga isolate Etosha38 chromosome 14, UCLA_HA_Equagga_1.0, whole genome shotgun sequence, the genomic stretch GACCCGGGGCGCGGTGCAGAGCGGCGTGGACATGACCAAGTCCATGGTGACGAGCGGCGTCCAGTCGGTCCTGGGCTCCCGCGTGGGCCAGATGGTGCTCAGCGGCGTGGACACGGTGCTGGGCAAGTCGGAGGAATGGGTGGACAACCACCTGCCCATGACGGACGCCGAGCTGGGTGAGTGCGGCCCGCGGCCTGGGGCTCCTCTCGGCCACCTGGAGCTGGCCGTCTTGTCCCTGCCACCTCTCCTCCCATCCATTAGCATGGCCGTGACCAGCACCGTCCCCTCCTCCCTGGCCAACCATGCCTGTCTTCCCTGCAGCCGCCACCAGAGGGCGCCCGGGAGCCCCTGAGTCGGtcccccctcctctgcctgcagccctccagggctcccacctcccctccttcaTTCTACTGCAGCCATTGGCCTCCTTGCAGATCCTTGACCATGttcctaccccagggcctttgcacgggtTGTTCCATCCCCTAGACACCCAGATGGCTTGCCCCTGCCTACCTCCAGTTCCgtgctcaaatgccacctcctcgaTGAGGCCTCTTGTTTCTAAAATTGCAACCTCCCTCGTCCTGAACGAGGACGTATTGTGTCCTGACCCCCCGTCGCCCCCCAACctggctctttctttctctttggcaCTTGTCCCCGTGTCTAGAATGGGGCCTGGCGCTCAGCGGGTGCTCAAATCCCTGAATAAAGTCACTGGgaatctcttctctgtctccccttcATCCCCAGgcatccatttgtcccttgaacaccgactgtgtgccaagcatcttctggggcccagggagtCTGCTTTTGTAGGACTCACAGTCTAGAGGAGACAGAGATCAGGTTAAAGGGGAGAATTCGAGGAGGGGGGTTGAGTAGGCttttctgaggaggtgatgtttgatcCGAACGTGAATGGAGGGAAGGAGTGAGCTGAGCTGAggtcagtgcaaaggccctggggcaggcccaggcctGGTGTGTGAGAGGAGCAGTGAGGAGGcccctgtggctggagcagagggaggtggggagagggaggagggagggcggggaggggatTCGGCAGGTCGTGCGGGGCCTGGTGACCGCAGGGAGGACTCGGCTTCTCCTTGAGGgagggggagcctggagggctgcAGGTGGAGGAGGCGGGGCCCACTCAGGGGCTCCCGGGCGCCCTCTGGTGGCAGCTGCAGGGAGGACAGTCTTGCAGGGGCAGGAGTCAGGGACCAGGGCAGAGGTGAGGGTGCTGGTCCAGGGGGCGCCGCTGGGGGGCCCCGGGTGACAGCAGGAatgaagagaaacagacaaatgggGGACAAAACCTTGGAGACAAAGCCGCCAGTCCTCCTCGTGGTCTGTGCTCGTCCTCCCACCCGTGGCCGTTGTCCCTGCCGTCTAGGGACAGCTGTCCTTTGCCCATGTGCCAGGGGCTTTCAAGGTCACAGATGCTGCTGCCCCCTGCAGTGACGGCCCTCGAGGGTCGAGTGTCACCAGACACCATGCTCCGCCCGGGGACAGGAGCCTCTTGACCACTCTGGCCAGGGCTGGTTTGTTTGAATGAAAATCCAAacatatgggggccggcccggtggcacagcggttaagtgcgcaccttccgcttctcggcggcccggggttcaccagcccagatcccgggtgtggacatggcaccgcttggcaagccatgctgtgggaggcgtcccacatataaagtagaggaagacgggcacggatgtgagctcagggccagtcttcctcagcaaaaaaaaaaaaaaaaaaaaaggaggaggattggcagcaaatgttagctcagggctaatcttccaagggaaaaaaacaaaaaagccaaacaTAGGAGACAACTGAGAAAAGCTGAATCTGGACGAGATCAGGGTTTCCCAGGTGCGGCGTTGTGGGCATTCAGGCCCCGCTCGTTTTCTAGGGGGCCGTCCTGGGCGCTGTGGGgagctgagcagcatccctggcccccccccccccaatgcCAGGAGCTCCCCCCAGGTGTGACAGCCACAGACGTccctgtgggggaggggccgaATGGCCCCGGGGAGAACAGGCTGCTGGACCTGTTCTAGAAGTTCCGATAAATGGGGTCACGTGGTCCCCCGGGGGGGTGAGCGGCTCCGcgtcctcctctcctcctctccctccatccgGGGTTGCCGCGTGTGGCTTTCGCTTCCTCCTCTCTCAGTGGGCAGCTTCCTTGGAGAAAGTTCTGGGCTGTTTTGATGGCCCCGAGGCACAGGTtgtggggaggagcaggtggtTCGGGAACAGCGGAACGCTGAATGGGAATCGCGGTGCAGACGCCAGACGGTCTGCACACCTGGGGCCTCAATCCAAACCTGTTGACCAGGCGGCTGCTGTCGCGAGAGGCGGTGGCTGTCTCTGCCGCACGGCGACCGCGTCTAATCTTAGAGTTTCCAGCGGTCGCCTCCCAGCGCCCTTGGAAGCGGTTCAAGTCTGGCTTCTGACTTTCAGAGGCCTCAGCAAGAAAGGACGCAGGCCAAGCTGGTCTCTTGCAAAAGACGCTAAATGCAACTTTGTCGCCAAACGGGCTCGGTCTGCTCAGGGCCTTTTCCGGGTTGGTCCGTTTTTTAATTTCACCGCATCCTGGCCGGTTCACCAGCATCCTCCGGGCGCCAGCGGGAAGGTTTTCTAGTCTGATGCGTTATTTTATGCATGCGTCCTTTGTCGCATTATTTTCGGCCACTGGGAGCCCCCATCCGTGGGCTCTGAGTCCCGCGATGCTTCTTGGGGATCCCCGGGGGCAGGTGGTGTCCCCTGCTTTCTGGAGGGACGAGGTGATCCAGGCCGGGCTGGTGCGACCTTGAGCCCCACAGCATGTGGCTTGAGCATAGCTTGTCATGGGTCCTCGGCGTTTTCAAGATGCCACTGGACCTGCTGGCGCAGAGTAGGTGCCCAGACCCCGTAAGATGCAGCTGGGGGGCGTCCCAGCCCCttgaaggcaggaggagaagcaggggctgctgggagcaAGGGGGGACATGAGCCAGGCCTGGAACATGGGCCTGCGCCTGCCCTTGGTGTCCATCCCCTGAGAGCGCCGTGTGGGCCACGTCCCTTCAGCCCCCCACTTGCgattgcaaataaagttttattggcatgTGGCCACGCCCACTCGTTTGCATTGCACCTGTGGCTGCTTTTCTGTGACAGTGGCAGAGTTTGAGTGGTCAAGGCACGACCTGGCCTGCAAAACCCAAAATGGCCATGACCTGGCCCCACACAGAAGAACATGACCCCAGAATTCCGTTAGGTTCGTAGAAACGACTAGAATCCCCCGATCGGAGGCTTCCCTTGACTGAGCCCCCAGTTGATGGCTGCGTGTGGGATTCTGTCGCTCTCTGTCCCCCCGTCTTTTGTTTCCGGAACAGTGCCCGACCCGAGGGGAGGCGCAAATATGTGGCTGACAAGGGAGATTTCGCTTAATCGTCGGAGCACTGCTGTTCCTGCCCGGGCAAAGCCCATCGCCTGGGTTATCTCATGTCACGTGTCCCCGTCCCTGTGCTTGAACGCGACTTTTCCACATCCTTTTAGAAAAGAAACTTGACCACTCACCAGAAGCAGAAAGCCGTCTTGCCCACTATAAATAGATCATAAAAGCGGCCAAAAGTTCATTTTGAGCGCAAGGTAGCCCAAACTTCACAGTCCACGCAGCTCTGACTTGGAGGGTTgcacagaaagggaaactgaggcttgctgGCAAAATCTCTTCCAGGTACAGCCGGGCGCAGGACACGTTTTCTTAATGGGCCGAGTGattaatatttttggcttttttgggGCCACAGTCTCTGTTGCGACCGCTCCGCTTTGCAGCACAGACAGCAGGTCAATGGCGTGGGCGTGACtggtgccaataaaactttatttataaaggcGGGTGGCGCGCGCGGGCCCGCGGGCCGGAGTTTGAGACCCTCCCGCTGGGCTGAGGCCTCGTGGTCCCGGGCCGTTTGGGGGGCGTCAGACCCATTTCGCTGATGGGACGAACCAAGGGCGGGCTGCGCTGGGCTCCGGGGACCCCGGGACCCGCGAGCCTGAGCCGTGCTGTCCCCGCAGCCCGCCTCGCCACGTCCCTGGACGGCTGCGACATCGCGCCGgtgcagcagcagcggcagcagcagaccTACTACGTGCGCCTGGGCTCACTGTCGGAGCGGCTGCGCATGCGCGCCTACGAGCACTCGCTGGGGAAGCTGCGGGCCGCGCGCCTGGGCGCCCAGGAGACCCTGCAGCAGCTGGCGCAGGCGCTCAGCCTGGTGAGGCCCAGGGGGACTGGGGGGGGGCCTTCCCTCGGggcacccccacacccccacccccacccaccccaggggCCTCTCCCGATGGGCCTGCAGGGGCTGCTGGAAAGAGCGCCCCCGACCAGGGGCCGGAGCTGGAGGCCACGACCCAGGTGTCACTGAGGCTGGACCCTcccaggcctctgtccttggcgTGTGGACTGCAGCTCCTCCCAGTGTCCCCTCGTGGTtgtccctctgtgcatgtctgcgTCCTCATCTCTGCTTATAAGGACCCAGTCCTGTTGGATCAGGACCCACCCCAGTGACCTCATTTTCTCCTAATCACCTCTGCAAAGACCCCTCTCCAAATGCAGCCACATCCTGCGCGCCTGGGCTGAGGGCTCCAAAACCGGAACTTGAGGGGACACGATTCAGCCCATGGCAGGTGGGCTCCTCCTCCGGGAAGCCAGCTCGGTCTCTTCCCCCCTAGTGGACTCTGAGGGGTCCAGGTGCACGAGACCACCCAGCCGAGGGGCATGAGTGCTTTTTTTGTTGCTTCAagtcagttttattgaggtataatttacataaaataaacatccctctttttctttttcttttttttttgctgaggaagactggccctgaactcacatccatacccatcttcctctactttatatgtggaacgcctaccccagcatggcgtgccaagcagtgccatgtccgcacccgggatctgaaccctcgaaccctgggccgccaaagcggaacgtgtgaacttaactgctgcgtcaccaggccggcccctcccctttttaaaaatgtgcagtttgaggaattttacaaatataagcAGGCACGTAGCCAGCGCTGCAGTCAAGATGTGGAACGTTTCCATCACCCCAAGTTGTCCCCTCCTGCCTCTTTGTGGTCCAATCCCCCCactgagggtttttttaattctgttctcTGAAGAGCTACATTCctagttttttttcctctttgcttcgCTTCCTCTAAGTACTATCTtcgccctctttttttttttttttttgattgtagTAAACTATGCGTGACCTAAAATTTATGATCAGGAGGAGGAGAAACGGATAAAATGAGAGGAGCCACAGAATTTGTGgccgcattttttttttttttgcaactacAGCACAGGCCGTGAGTGTGTCGATTAAGCCGAAGCTCACAGCCCGTGTCACCAGAGCCACGGAGACCTCGTGTGACAACAGCGTCCCTCCCCCCCCTTTGTAGACCACCTCATCCCCCGGCTCCCCCTGGAATCCCGCCTctcccggggggcggggggctgcgCGGGGGGTGGCGGCCGTGGGTGGGTGCCCAGCcagcccttccctctccctcctgctccagaTGGAAACGGTCAAGCAGGGAGTTGATCAGAAGCTGGTGGAGGGTCAGGAGAAACTGCACCAGATGTGGCTCAACTGGAACAAGAAGCAGCTCCCGGGCACGGAGGAGGACCCGGCCCAGCCGGAGGTGCCCACCGCGGGGGGTGGCATGGGTTCTTGGGACCCCGActtccctccccacacctctgCTTGGGTGGGCTGACCTGCCTGGCACGCTTTCCCTGGCCTCACCCCCTATTTGTGACTTCAGGATGCAATGACACCTCCTCCCGGAAGCCCGCCTTGATTCCCACACTTGGGTGTGGATGTTGCTTCTGAACCATGGGGTGCTTGGTGGCGATGCTTGAtgggggtttcttttgggggagatggaatgttctggaattaaatcGAGGCAGTATTTGCACAACCTCGTGACTATAttaaaagtcactgaattgtaccCGTCCTGGTATGGGAGTCAGATGTGTATCAGAGAGTCAACACGTAAAGCAAGGGTGACAAAGGTGATGTTTATAAAGATGGCGTGAGTGTCTCTGTCAACGCACAACTGTTCAGCGTCCAGACCCGCCCGAGCCGTCTCCCCCCAAACCCCGGGGTCGAGGCCGCAGCCCTCAGCTGATGGCTCAGGACAAGGTCCCGCCCCGCCTCCTCCCGGCCCGGGCGTCTTCAAGGCCCCGTCTAGACCGCGGGCTCCCCCACCGCTCTCCGCTTCTGCCTAGAAAGCTGTTCCAAaacttccctctcctttttttttttttaaaaaaaacaattttattgagatataacattCAGTATCTTGtactttttttaagaaacagtttCATCGAGATGTAATTCACGTCCTGtataattcacccttttaaagtgtagaACGCAGGGGGTTTTAGTATTTTcgcagagttgtgcaaccatcacctgaATCCACTGAGAACGTTCCATCCCCCAAAGGGAGATCTTGTCCCCATCagcatccccccaccccctccccagcccctggcccccacgagcccgctctctgtctgtggatcggcctgttctggacgtttcccgTCAATGAGATcacacgccgtgtgtccttctgtgtctgcttctctccctgagcgtcgtgtgtgCAGGTCCATCCACGTGCGGCAGTGTCGGGGCCTCACTCCTCTTCatggctgtgtaatattccagCATATTAATATAATAGTCCAGTCCAGTGTGGCTGGACTGCCTCATGTTATCcatcatccgttgatggacatgtggggtGTCCCCACCCTTGGCCTTGTGAATCGTGCCCCTGTGAGCGATTGTGTTCACGTCTCTGTATGGACGtgagttttcatctctcttgagTCGACACCAAGGAGTGGAATCGCTGAGTCACGTGGTGACTCTatagtttaatattttgaggaccCACCAGCCTGTCTTCTAAAGTGACCGTCCCACCGACAATGTCCCCAAGGCTCCCAGTGTCACCCcgtcctcgccaacacttgctaCTGTCTGTTCTGAATTTAGCCGTCCCGGGGGGGGTGGTGGAGTGGGGCTCACAGTGGGTTTGAGCcgcgtttccctaatgaccagTGGGACaccttctccccttcttcttgCCCATTGGcgtatctttggagaaatgtctctgcCTGGCTTTCCGTTTGGCTCGTAGATACGTCACCCAGTTTGAACCTCGGAGAGTTGGTATTCCAAACTGCCGTGTAGACGGCCTCCCCCAGGGAAAGGTTTTtcccagaggtgggaggtgggaccCCGTTTTCCTCCCTGGCTTGGGATCTAGTCAGCCCCTGACCAGCGAACGGCACTCACAGTCCCCACCCCCCTGTGCCAGCAGGTGGAGTCGCACACGCTCGCCATGCTCCGCGACGCGGCCCAGCGGCTCCAGGCCACCTGCGTGTCCCTGGGCCCCAGCATCCAGGGGCTGCCGGCCCACGTGAAGGACCGGCTGCAGCAGGCCCGCTGCCACGTCGAGGACCTGCAGGCCACCTTCTCAGGCGTCCACTCCTTCCAGGACCTGTCCAGCGGCGTCCTGACGCAGAGCCGCGAGCGGGTCGCTGAGGCCCGGGAGGCGCTGGACCACATGGTGGAGTACGTGGCCCAGAACGTCCCCATCATGTGGCTGGTGGGACCCTTTGCGCCCGGAATCATCGAGAGAGCCCCGGAGGAGCAGAAGTAGGAGAGCCGGGAAGGGGGCCCGGGGGGCCGCGAGCAGCCCTGACCCCTCGCCCGCCGCGCCTTTTTGCTGGTCCTCCCAGCTCATCTCAGCTGCCACCGCGGGACCCTGACGTTCTCCGCACGGAGGACCAGgccctcagcctctctgagctcgGAGGAA encodes the following:
- the PLIN3 gene encoding perilipin-3 isoform X2, with the protein product MSANGTEATASPQVTAEEPVQQPSVVDRVASLPLVSSTCDMVSAAYGSTKDSHPHVRTVCDAAEKGVKTLTAAAVSGAQPILSKLEPQIASASEYAHRGLDKLEESLPILQQETGKVLADTKELVSSKVSGAREAVSSAKDMVATRVTEAVDATRGAVQSGVDMTKSMVTSGVQSVLGSRVGQMVLSGVDTVLGKSEEWVDNHLPMTDAELARLATSLDGCDIAPVQQQRQQQTYYVRLGSLSERLRMRAYEHSLGKLRAARLGAQETLQQLAQALSLMETVKQGVDQKLVEGQEKLHQMWLNWNKKQLPGTEEDPAQPEVESHTLAMLRDAAQRLQATCVSLGPSIQGLPAHVKDRLQQARCHVEDLQATFSGVHSFQDLSSGVLTQSRERVAEAREALDHMVEYVAQNVPIMWLVGPFAPGIIERAPEEQK
- the PLIN3 gene encoding perilipin-3 isoform X1; this encodes MSANGTEATASPQVTAEEPVQQPSVVDRVASLPLVSSTCDMVSAAYGSTKDSHPHVRTVCDAAEKGVKTLTAAAVSGAQPILSKLEPQIASASEYAHRGLDKLEESLPILQQETGKVLADTKELVSSKVSGAREAVSSAKDMVATRVTEAVDATRGAVQSGVDMTKSMVTSGVQSVLGSRVGQMVLSGVDTVLGKSEEWVDNHLPMTDAELARLATSLDGCDIAPVQQQRQQQTYYVRLGSLSERLRMRAYEHSLGKLRAARLGAQETLQQLAQALSLMETVKQGVDQKLVEGQEKLHQMWLNWNKKQLPGTEEDPAQPEQVESHTLAMLRDAAQRLQATCVSLGPSIQGLPAHVKDRLQQARCHVEDLQATFSGVHSFQDLSSGVLTQSRERVAEAREALDHMVEYVAQNVPIMWLVGPFAPGIIERAPEEQK